In the Caenorhabditis elegans chromosome X genome, one interval contains:
- the try-14 gene encoding Peptidase S1 domain-containing protein (Confirmed by transcript evidence): MFRAVIVSSLLAFVFSMYIADPAKWERHQYLVKVLTKDTKLKNISTCTGTLLSPSVVLTSSKCFPDTRKNLIAQAIIKKKDSSATMNKAMLAVKIDGDLALMKIDAVNEDHFCDKEPHPPRVARLNFKPSLTDATYRTIVPRDLQDSKCRVIGFETTEDVEDFATSHKVQVLDLDVHADTENLMFSEVNSNSTGRVCWDDIGAPLECVLDVENNKYVQVGIVSGLYGREMDKEDNSTMVVVNCSEVQTMQFVVFSDNTFVHAIENVDKASVFEAQDKCF; encoded by the exons ATGTTTCGAGCGGTCATCGTTTCCTCTCTACTTGCATTCGTGTTTTCAATGTACATTGCGGACCCGGCAAAATGGGAACGCCATCAGTACTTGGTGAAG GTACTCACTAAGGATACCAAACTGAAGAATATCTCAACTTGCACGGGAACTCTTTTGTCTCCATCCGTTGTGCTAACCAGCTCGAAATGTTTCCCAGACACCAGAAA gAACCTTATTGCACAAGCTATTATCAAAAAGAAGGATTCCTCTGCTACCATGAACAAAGCAATGCTTGCTGTGAAAATTGACGGCGACTTGGCTCTGATGAAAATCGATGCGGTTAATGAAGATCAT ttttgcgATAAGGAGCCACACCCACCAAGAGTTGCACGGCTCAACTTCAAACCAAGCTTGACTGATGCTACTTACCGTACAATTGTGCCAAGGGATCTTCAAGATTCCAAATGTAGAGTGATTGGATTTGAAACTACGGAAGATG tgGAAGACTTCGCTACTTCACACAAAGTCCAAGTATTGGATCTTGATGTTCACGCTGACACAGAAAATCTCATGTTCTCAGAAGTTAACAGTAACTCTACAGGTCGTGTTTGCTGG GATGATATAGGAGCACCACTGGAATGTGTTCTGGATgtagaaaacaataaatatgTTCAAGTAGGAATTGTTTCTGGTCTCTACGGGCGTGAG ATGGACAAGGAAGACAACAGCACAATGGTGGTTGTCAACTGCTCAGAAGTTCAG ACCATGCAATTTGTTGTCTTTAGCGACAATACATTTGTCCATGCTATTGAGAATGTGGACAAGGCTAGCGTTTTTGAAGCACAGGACAAATGCTTCTAA
- the F48E3.2 gene encoding Major facilitator superfamily (MFS) profile domain-containing protein (Confirmed by transcript evidence) — MQKLNWKLLILSAVLAITAIFQMGYTNAYPNTAIGSFRIFLNESANEPYTLSNSEFEWAWSAMLAIYFIGFAAGSVISAGVADRIGRKWTLFLGTCGSLLSSLIALFAIILKMPLMFGFSRLVMSLSAAISMNGLILLFQESSPSHMRGLISFNAEMAFVITNLIGGLFGMQSILGQNIVGLIAVSIIPSSVACFLTVFLKESPKYLFLKKHDATEAGRALQFYQNIKDEEEKMNVLNDLKLEKEEMGHQKNGSLFDIMANQPVRRGFLLGLATMQLTASVWPVVFYSTDFLMDAGFSYELSESVSTGMLFLSSLSTIVGMFIVEKYSRKWLLIGTASVNIAAILVFSLSAILSHYWTWIGYGCIICLILHGISYSVAMGPIAWFITSELVPINFRAASQSLVLALNHTVALVLAFLTFPLYKTIGPITLVIFFVIPGILCIIMLILYLPETKDKHINVIVEQLRETKAKRKESQKLETEESIGMNKL, encoded by the exons ATGCAAAAACTCAATTGGAAACTACTCATATTATCTGCTGTTCTTGCAATTACTGCCATTTTTCAA atggGATATACGAATGCCTATCCAAACACAGCTATTGGaagttttcgaatatttctCAACGAGTCAGCCAATGAGCCATATACACTATCAAACTCGGAATTTGAATGGGCCTGGTCAGCAATGCttgcaatttattttattggatTCGCGGCTGGTAGCGTGATATCGGCTGGCGTTGCAGATAGAATAGGAAGAAAAT GGACCTTGTTTCTTGGCACCTGTGGAAGTCTGCTATCTTCCCTTATAGCGCTCtttgcaataattttgaaaatgccaCTGATGTTTGGGTTTTCTAGACTGGTTATGTCGCTTTCGGCAGCAATTTCGATGAATGGTCTGATTCTATTATTTCAA GAAAGCTCACCATCTCATATGAGAGGGCTAATTTCATTCAATGCAGAGATGGCTTTCGTGATAACTAATCTCATTGGAGGACTCTTTGGAATGCAGTCTATCCTGGGTCAAAATATCGTCGGGCTTATCGc gGTATCCATTATCCCATCATCAGTCGCTTGTTTCTTGACGGTGTTTCTCAAGGAATCTCCGAAGtatctttttttgaagaaacacgACGCTACTGAAGCGGGACGAGCACTGcagttttatcaaaacatCAAAGACgaggaagaaaaaatgaacgTTTTAAATGACTTGAAACTCGAGAAAGAGGAAATGGGTCATCAAAAGAATGGTTCACTCTTTGACATAATGGCAAATCAGCCAGTTCGTCGTGGGTTTTTGTTGGGGCTTGCAACAATGCAGTTGACAGCATCAGTATGGCCTGTTGTGTTTTACTCTACCGACTTTCTCATGGATGCAGGATTCTCATACGAACTTTCGGAAAGTGTATCAACAGGAATGTTGTTTTTGAG CTCGTTGAGCACAATTGTTGGAATGTTCATCGTCGAAAAATATTCACGAAAATGGCTCCTAATTGGGACGGCCAGTGTAAATATCGCAGCTATTTTAGTATTCTCACTTAGCGCAATTTTGTCACATTATTGGACTTGGATAGGATACGGATGTATCATTTGTCTTATACTTCATGGAATTTCTTATAG TGTTGCAATGGGACCGATTGCTTGGTTCATTACTTCTGAACTGGTACCTATCAACTTCCGTGCAGCATCGCAATCCCTGGTTCTTGCTCTTAACCACACAGTTGCATTAGTTTTAGCTTTTCTGACATTTCCTCTTTACAAAACAATTG GTCCTATAACATTGGTCATTTTCTTTGTGATACCGGGAATTTTGTGCATAATAATGCTGATATTGTATCTACCGGAGACCAAAGATAAACATATTAACGTGATAGTAGAACAACTCAGAGAAACGAAAGCTAAACGGAAAGAATCCCAAAAGTTGGAAACTGAAGAGAGCATTGGAATGAATAAATTATAA